The DNA sequence GCAGATGCCTTGGCCCCCAACCTCTTCGGTGAGTCGACGGTTGTCGTCGTCGAAGGCCTGGACGGCGCCGACGAGGCGGCGGCGCGGTTGGTCAAGCAGGCGTGTACCGAGCCGGTTCCCGGGCTCTGGCTGGTGCTGCTGCACCCCGGCGGGACCAAGGGCAAGGCACTGCTGGACCACATCCGCAAGGCCGGTGCCGTGGAGGTCGCATGTCCGGCGCTGAAGCGACGCCGCGACGTGATCGGCTTCCTCGGCCAGGAGCTGCGCCGCGAGAGCCGCCGTGCCCGACCCGAGGCGCTCGAGGCGTTGCTCGATGCCGTGGGCATGGACCTGCAGCTGCTGGTGGGGGCGATCCGGCAGCTGGTTCGAGACGTCGAGACGGACCCGCTGGATATCGACGACGTGCATCGCTACTTCGGTGGGGTCGCCGACGTCAGCGGCTTCGCGATCTCCGACGCGGTATGGGAGCGCCGTACGGTCGACGCGTTGGCGGACCTACGGTGGGCCGCAGAATCCGGCGACCGGGGACGGCTGGGCCCGGCGACTGTCGGAGCCATGACCACTGGGCTGCGCGGTCTGGTCCGTTACGCCGGGGCGTCCAAGGCGCAGCCGGAGGCGGCATTGGCTGCCGCGGCGGGTGTCCCGCCCTGGAAGCTGCGGTCACTGCAGGCGCAGCTGCGCCGCTGGCGGCCCGAGCAGATCGTGGCGGCGACCAAGCGGCTCGCCCAGGCCGATGCTGCGGTCAAAGGCGGCTTACGGGAAGGCGAGCAGCTCGATCCGACGCAGAAGTTGTGGGCGCTGGAGCGGCTCGTGGTCGAACTGTCGGATCGCGACGACGCCGCGCGCTCCTGACCAGCTGCTGGCCTAGGCGGGCGCCCGCTCACCAGCCAGC is a window from the Actinomycetota bacterium genome containing:
- the holA gene encoding DNA polymerase III subunit delta, producing the protein MPAAPAPVTLVFGPETVLAERAVDEVVAAARAVEPSAYRSVIRAGSGDLAAALADALAPNLFGESTVVVVEGLDGADEAAARLVKQACTEPVPGLWLVLLHPGGTKGKALLDHIRKAGAVEVACPALKRRRDVIGFLGQELRRESRRARPEALEALLDAVGMDLQLLVGAIRQLVRDVETDPLDIDDVHRYFGGVADVSGFAISDAVWERRTVDALADLRWAAESGDRGRLGPATVGAMTTGLRGLVRYAGASKAQPEAALAAAAGVPPWKLRSLQAQLRRWRPEQIVAATKRLAQADAAVKGGLREGEQLDPTQKLWALERLVVELSDRDDAARS